The window TGACCTTTACGTATCCGGGAGCGGATGATCCCGCACTGAAAAATATCAGTTTCAAAGTAAAACCCGGCGAAAGAATCGGTATAGTGGGCAGGACAGGATCCGGAAAAACGACTCTGGTGCAGCTAATTCCAAGAATGTATGACCCTGACAGCGGCCGGATAGTGATTGACGGCACGGATATCCGTAAATGGGACCTGTCACATCTGCGTTCAATGATTGGTTTTGTACCTCAGGAAAATTTTCTATTTTCAGATACCATCCAGGAAAATATCGCCTTTGGCAAAGATGGTGCATCCGGGGAGGAAGTTCAGGATGCTGCAGAAAAAGCCGAAGTTCTTGAAAATATTTTGGAATTTGAAAAAAAATTCGACACTATACTTGGAGAACGTGGTATCACGTTGTCCGGGGGACAAAAACAGCGTACCAGCATAGCTCGTGCTCTCATACGCAAACCCGGAATCCTTGTTTTGGACGATTCACTAAGTGCTGTGGACACAAAAACAGAAGAATACATTATACAAAATCTGGAGACTGAGTCCCACCACATGACGATGTTTATCATTTGCCACAGGTTGTCTTCGCTCAGACATGTTGACAGAATTTTAGTATTGGATGATGGAAGGATTGTAGAAAACGGTGCTCATGAGGACTTGATGGCAAAGAACGGATATTTTGCAAACATGTACCGTAAACAACTGATTGAAAAAGAACTGGAACAAATATAATTGCAAAGGGTTCTTGCGTTTGAAAGCGGAAGACCCGAAATCTAATATAATGGAGAGGAAACCATGATAGTAATTCCACTTGGTGTGTCATCTGCGACGCCTACAGCTGTCAGGCATCTGCCTTCAGTAGCGCTATGGAGAGAAGGCTCGGTCTTCTTGTTTGATTGTGGAGAAAATGCTCAGATGAGATTGCTGCAGGCAGGAATCAAACGTTCCAAAGTAGACACCATTTTTATTTCTCATCTCGACGGAGACCATATATTCGGCTTGTTCGGACTTTTGAGTACACTCCAGCTCCAGAGAAGAGACAAAACGCTGCACATTGTGGGTCCTCAGGGACTGAAGAAAATGGTTGATACTGTTTTCAAGACAACGGAAGTCGAGCTTGAGTTTGACATAAAATACAAAGAGCTGAAAGACGGATTCGAGCATGAGGTCGTACTCGAGGATGAAGAGTACTATGTCGAAGCGCGGCCGCTGAAACATACCAAACTCTGTATTGGCTACCGTTTCCAGGAAAAGGACAAACCGGGCAAGGTTGATGCAGAAAAAGCTGAAACAGCCGGTATTTCCGAGGATGCCCAGTTTAAGGCGCTGAAAAACGGAGAAGATGTCACACTTGAAGATGGCACCGTCGTTCACTCAGCTGATATTGTAGGTGATCCCAGACCGGGGCAGAGCTTTGTTTATGTAACTGACACCGAGTTTTGTGAAAATGCCATCCGCCTGGCAGAGAACGCTACCATCCTGTACCACGAAGCCACCTTTGGCGAGCCGCTAAAGGAAAAAGCAGAAGATACAGGTCACTCCAGTGCCCAGGATGCCGCCATCGTTGCCAAAACTGCAAAAGTGGAACGACTGGTTATCGGTCACTTCTCGGCCAGGTACTCAAACCAGTTCCTTTTGCTTAAGGAAGCAAGGGGCGTATTTGAAAAAACATGGCTTGCTTATGAGCTTCGTCCGATCTTTACAAATCCGGCACAGGAAAAGGATATCATCAGCCCGCGTGTTGAAATCATTGACCTGAAAGATAAACGTGCTCAGAAATCCAGAAAGACATTCAAACCCGAAGCAAAGCGGAAAGGCAGCTTTAAGAAAAGGAGATTCAAACGGAAACCGGCGAACGCGCGTTACTACAAAAGCGATTCGGATCAGTCCAGACGCGGACGTTATAAAAAACCTTACAAGCAGCGTCCCGAAGAAGACCAGTCCAAATCAAGTCCGCACCGCCCGGGCAAGCCTTTACCCATAACACCTCGAACTCCGTTTGATGACTTCGACCGCTTCTGACAAGCGTTCCGGAAATAATAAATCAGCACAAGGTAAAGCCGTCGACAGCTATCTGATACGACGGCTTTACTACTTTTTGGCACCGTACAAGTGGTTCATGGTCCTGGCGCTTGTACTGACACTTTCAGTTGCCTTTCTGGGGCCGTTACGGCCATATCTGACCCAGATAGCAGTTGATGATTATATTGCCGACCGGGATGCCGGCGGACTGGCCCGGCTGATGCTTCTGTATCTCGGTGTGCTGATGCTGGAGACGATCATATTGATCGGAAACACCTATCTGATGCGGTGGGTCGGTCAGGGAGCGCTCTTCAGGCTGCGAAATGCCGTTTTTGAAAAGATTCAGAATCTGCATGTCCAGTTTTTCGACAAAAATCCGATTGGGCGGCTGATTACCAGAACCACCAGCGACATTGAAGCGCTCAACGATCTTCTTTCAACCGGTGTCGTCAATATTATCGGAGACCTCTTTCGGATCGTATTCATCATAGGTTTCATGCTCAGCATGAGCTGGGAGCTCTCCATCGTAAGTCTTAGTGTTCTTCCGGTCCTCGTGTATGCCACATTCTGGTTCAAAGCCAAAGTCAGAGTCGCATTTCTCAATGTCCGGGATCAGATCGCGCGCCTGCACTCATTCATCCAGGAGCACATCAACGGAATGAATATTGTGCAGCTGTTCGGAAGGGGGGAAAAAGAAGCAGAAAAATTTGCATCTATAAACAAGGACCACACCGATGCACATATCCGTACTATCTTCTATTTTGCGCTTTTCTGGCCTGCTGTTGAGGTTATCGCTTCACTGGCGATGGCACTTGTCATTTGGTATGGAGGAGCACAGGCCCTTTCCGGCCAGGTGACGTTTGGTGTGCTGCTGGCATTTATTCAGTATGTCCGTCAGTTTTTTGTGCCTATCCGTGACCTTTCTGAGAAGTTTAATACCCTGCAGAGCGCACTGGCTTCCTCCGAGCGTATTTTTGGTGTACTGGATACTGAAAATGAAATCACCGATGCGGAACACCCCGTTACACCGGCAAAGCAGGACGGACACATCCGCTTTGAGGATGTATCATTCCGGTACAATGAAAACGAAACGGAAGGGGATGTTCTCAAGAACGCCTCTTTTGAGGTTCGGCCCGGTGAGGTCGTTGCAATTGTTGGTGCCACGGGTGCCGGAAAAACGACAATCATCAATTTGCTGATGCGTTTTTATGATGTCTCAGCCGGCAGGATAACCATTGATGGCGTTGACATTCGACAAATGAGCCAGTCCTGTCTCCGGTCCTACTTCGGTCTGGTCCTTCAGGATAACCTGCTTTTTGAAGGCACAATTATGGATAATATCACACTCGGAAATAATGATATTACGAGAGAGCAGGTAATGCAGGCATCGCAGGCGGTTCAGGCAGACCGTTTTATCCGGAAACTGCCCGGCGGGTACATGCACCGCATAGCGGAGCGGGGTGCGTCACTGTCAATGGGACAACGCCAGCTGATCTGCTTTGTCCGGGCAATTGTATTTGATCCCAAAGTGCTTGTTCTGGACGAAGCTACCTCAAATGTAGACTCCGAAACTGAGTATCTGGTATCGCGGGCACTGGACTCCATAATGGAAGGCAGAACAACCCTGGTCATTGCGCATCGTCTTTCAACCATACAGCATGCCGATAACATACTGGTAATGCATAAAGGCCGGATACGGGAAACAGGCACCCATGAGCAGCTGCTGGCAAAGACCGATGGCATATACCGCAGG is drawn from Natronogracilivirga saccharolytica and contains these coding sequences:
- the rnz gene encoding ribonuclease Z, encoding MIVIPLGVSSATPTAVRHLPSVALWREGSVFLFDCGENAQMRLLQAGIKRSKVDTIFISHLDGDHIFGLFGLLSTLQLQRRDKTLHIVGPQGLKKMVDTVFKTTEVELEFDIKYKELKDGFEHEVVLEDEEYYVEARPLKHTKLCIGYRFQEKDKPGKVDAEKAETAGISEDAQFKALKNGEDVTLEDGTVVHSADIVGDPRPGQSFVYVTDTEFCENAIRLAENATILYHEATFGEPLKEKAEDTGHSSAQDAAIVAKTAKVERLVIGHFSARYSNQFLLLKEARGVFEKTWLAYELRPIFTNPAQEKDIISPRVEIIDLKDKRAQKSRKTFKPEAKRKGSFKKRRFKRKPANARYYKSDSDQSRRGRYKKPYKQRPEEDQSKSSPHRPGKPLPITPRTPFDDFDRF
- a CDS encoding ABC transporter ATP-binding protein, with amino-acid sequence MTSTASDKRSGNNKSAQGKAVDSYLIRRLYYFLAPYKWFMVLALVLTLSVAFLGPLRPYLTQIAVDDYIADRDAGGLARLMLLYLGVLMLETIILIGNTYLMRWVGQGALFRLRNAVFEKIQNLHVQFFDKNPIGRLITRTTSDIEALNDLLSTGVVNIIGDLFRIVFIIGFMLSMSWELSIVSLSVLPVLVYATFWFKAKVRVAFLNVRDQIARLHSFIQEHINGMNIVQLFGRGEKEAEKFASINKDHTDAHIRTIFYFALFWPAVEVIASLAMALVIWYGGAQALSGQVTFGVLLAFIQYVRQFFVPIRDLSEKFNTLQSALASSERIFGVLDTENEITDAEHPVTPAKQDGHIRFEDVSFRYNENETEGDVLKNASFEVRPGEVVAIVGATGAGKTTIINLLMRFYDVSAGRITIDGVDIRQMSQSCLRSYFGLVLQDNLLFEGTIMDNITLGNNDITREQVMQASQAVQADRFIRKLPGGYMHRIAERGASLSMGQRQLICFVRAIVFDPKVLVLDEATSNVDSETEYLVSRALDSIMEGRTTLVIAHRLSTIQHADNILVMHKGRIRETGTHEQLLAKTDGIYRRLYELQYRDQKVNPLT